In Antedon mediterranea chromosome 10, ecAntMedi1.1, whole genome shotgun sequence, one genomic interval encodes:
- the LOC140061099 gene encoding UBX domain-containing protein 1-like gives MPTDLELLTEMGFSENRSRRALATTKYKGAQVAMDWLFAHADDPDIDDPFEEAPGQKLSDEPAAEGDNKTETAEAKSVQCDECGKKLRTQNDIMMHASRTGHSGFSESTEEIKPLTEEEKKEQLAKIQERLKQKKAERIEQEKKELVQKEKLRRKQGKELVAVKEQHEMNEMKREAERKKREKLEEKKAKERVREQIARDKADRAAKFAKTAVPPPSIPAAASKPTEVQKKEYTQTKLQIRLTDGSTLTNSFEAKEPLAAVRVYIEVNRKDSKAPFSLMTPFPRKVFTDEDMTKPLHQLGLVPSAVLTLTKPQL, from the exons tcGAAGAGCTCTTGCAACAACCAAATACAAAGGTGCTCAAGTAGCAATGGATTG GTTATTTGCCCATGCAGATGACCCAGATATAGATGATCCATTTGAAGAGGCCCCTGGCCAGAAATTATCAGATGAACCTGCTGCAGAAG GTGATAACAAGACTGAAACTGCTGAAGCAAAGTCTGTTCAATGTGATGA ATGTGGCAAAAAGTTGAGAACACAAAATGATATAatg atGCATGCTTCACGAACAGGTCATTCTGGTTTCTCGGAATCTACAGAAGAAATTAAACCATTAACAGAAGAAGAGAAAAAAGAACAGCTTGCAAA GATTCAGGAACGTTTGAAACAAAAGAAAGCAGAAAGAATAGAACAAGAAAAGAAAGAGTTGGTACAAAAAGAAAAGTTAAGACGAAAACAAGGAAAAGAATTGGTTGCAGTCAAAGAACA ACATGAAATGAATGAGATGAAAAGAGAAGCAGAACGTAAGAAACGAGAAAAATTGGAGGAAAAGAAAGCAAA AGAACGAGTGAGAGAGCAAATTGCAAGGGATAAAGCAGACAGAGCAGCAAAGTTTGCCAAAACAGCTGTACCTCCTCCTTCCATTCCTGCTGCAGCGTCTAAGCCAACTGAAGTTCAGAAAAAGGAATATACACAAACTAAATTACAG ATACGTCTAACAGATGGCAGCACACTGACAAATTCATTTGAAGCTAAAGAACCTTTAGCTGCTGTAAGAGTTTATATTGAAGTTAACAGGAAAGATAGCAAAGCACCCTTTTCATTAATGACACCATTTCCAAGAAAAGTATTTACTGATGAGGATATGACTAAACCTTTACATCAACTAG gtCTTGTTCCAAGTGCTGTGCTGACATTAACTAAGCCACAGTTATGA
- the LOC140061098 gene encoding acidic fibroblast growth factor intracellular-binding protein-like → MVDSEVLVFVGNMTLIDKDVFRLWLEGKAVTEASRLTSGKFVNVKLQYIISDIEDNYRNFMAIEKYLRNPLSLSHQVMFQIPHKTQEFLIQEYYSLNSSVAREILGKKLSSRHRKDLDEVSEKTDVTLKSCRRQYDNFKRVFKAVEDMQGSMVKNITDNFLLSKELAKKYAAIVFFANNRFETGKKRLAFVTFDDFVYCADKMMNNWTVGSASSLAKEDLDADFDRNFLQDLRELKILGEKECSEQHKGLVRETLKGKVSDLVLSQVDAEFRNLTKGIINIGSNMIHSKDLRDFFLDVVEKIIESCKQDGWSAKDMAAFLNAYNNNCKFLDSFRRQQRLQPVQERYMDTLTSCILKMYHN, encoded by the exons ATGGTGGATTCAGAAGTTCTAGTATTCGTGGGTAATATGACATTAATTGACAAAGATGTATTTCGGTTATGGCTAGAAGGGAAAGCAG TGACAGAAGCCTCAAGACTTACATCCGGAAAGTTTGTGAATGTTAAATTGCAATATATAATCAGTGATATTGAGGACAACTACCGTAATTTTATGGCAATTGAAAAGTACCTACGGAATCCACTATCACTTTCGCATCAAGTAATGTTTCAAATACCACACAAGACGCAAGAATTTTTAATTCAGGA GTATTACAGTTTGAATTCTTCTGTTGCTAGAGAGATTCTAGGTAAGAAACTCTCAAGTAGACATCGCAAAGATTTAGATGAAGTCAGTGAAAAGACAGATGTTACTCTTAAAAGTTGCCGTAGACAG tatgATAATTTTAAGCGAGTATTTAAAGCTGTTGAAGATATGCAGGGATCAATGGTAAAAAATATCACAGATAACTTCCTTCTCTCAAAGGAATTAGCAAA GAAATATGCTGCAATTGTGTTTTTTGCAAATAACCGGTTTGAAACTGGAAAAAAACGCTTGGCATTCGTCACATTTGATGACTTTGTGTACTGTGCAGATAAAATGATGAACAATTGGACTGTAGGATCGGCAA GTTCACTAGCTAAGGAGGATTTAGATGCTGACTTTGATCGTAATTTCCTTCAAGACCTGCGAGAACTAAAAATATTGGGAGAAAAAGAATGTAGTGAACAACACAAAGG CCTTGTTCGTGAAACTCTAAAAGGAAAAGTTTCAGATTTAGTGCTTTCACAAGTAGATGCCGAGTTCAGG AATTTAACTAAAGGAATCATAAATATTGGCAGTAATATGATCCACTCAAAAGACCTCCGGGATTTCTTTTTAGATGTTGTTGAAAAG ataattGAATCATGCAAGCAAGATGGTTGGTCAGCTAAAGATATGGCAGCATTTTTAAATGCATACAATAACAACTGTAAATTTTTGGACAGCTTTCGAAG ACAGCAAAGGTTGCAACCAGTGCAAGAACGATACATGGATACCTTAACCAGCTGTATATTAAAGATGTACCATAATTGA